A part of Paraliobacillus zengyii genomic DNA contains:
- the fumC gene encoding class II fumarate hydratase gives MDYRVEKDTLGEVKVPIDKFWGAQTQRSIENFPIGTEKMPIEIITAFALLKRSAAIANHKLGILEADKMEAIVFATDKIITGELSAHFPLVVWQTGSGTQTNMNINEVVANVGNEWLQAKDSKYTIHPNDDVNKSQSSNDTFPTVMHIAAIQQIENQLLPSIDNLITTLVGKMEKYQHVIKIGRTHLQDATPLTFGQEISGWHLMLIKTKKMIEDSSSYLLELAIGGTAVGTGLNAPDQFSEIVCEIISDYTKIPFKAAPNKFHALTSHDQIVHTHGALKALAGDLMKIANDIRWLGSGPRAGIGEIKLPVNEPGSSIMPGKVNPTQAEAMTMIVSQVMGNDTTIGFAASQGNFQLNVFKPVISYNFWQSVRLLADGVSSFDKRCIQGMEPIEAQMEAHLNNSLMLVTALNPHIGYENAAKIAKKAFQDELTLKDAAVMLKIVTETDFDKFVDPKKMI, from the coding sequence GTGGATTACCGGGTAGAAAAAGATACATTAGGAGAGGTTAAAGTACCAATAGATAAATTTTGGGGAGCTCAAACACAACGAAGCATAGAGAACTTTCCAATTGGAACAGAGAAAATGCCAATAGAAATTATTACAGCTTTCGCATTATTAAAACGAAGCGCGGCCATTGCGAATCATAAATTAGGTATATTAGAAGCGGATAAAATGGAAGCGATTGTTTTTGCAACAGATAAAATAATTACCGGCGAGTTATCTGCTCACTTTCCATTAGTAGTATGGCAAACAGGCAGTGGAACGCAAACAAATATGAATATAAATGAAGTAGTTGCCAATGTGGGAAACGAATGGTTACAGGCTAAAGATAGTAAATATACGATTCACCCAAATGATGATGTTAATAAATCACAAAGTTCAAATGATACGTTCCCGACTGTTATGCATATAGCTGCTATTCAACAAATTGAAAACCAATTATTACCTAGTATAGACAATTTAATAACCACATTAGTGGGCAAGATGGAAAAATATCAACACGTGATTAAAATTGGTCGAACGCATTTACAGGATGCAACACCATTAACATTTGGACAAGAGATAAGCGGTTGGCATCTTATGCTCATCAAAACGAAAAAAATGATTGAAGATAGTAGTAGTTATTTATTAGAATTAGCAATTGGCGGTACAGCAGTAGGAACTGGCTTAAATGCACCTGATCAATTCTCGGAAATTGTATGTGAAATTATTAGTGATTACACAAAAATACCATTTAAAGCAGCACCAAATAAGTTTCATGCATTAACAAGTCATGATCAAATTGTACATACGCATGGAGCGCTAAAAGCATTAGCTGGTGATTTAATGAAAATCGCTAATGATATCCGTTGGCTAGGGAGTGGACCTCGAGCAGGTATAGGAGAAATCAAACTTCCTGTTAATGAACCAGGAAGTTCGATTATGCCAGGTAAAGTAAATCCGACACAGGCTGAAGCAATGACGATGATCGTCTCGCAAGTAATGGGAAATGATACAACAATTGGCTTTGCAGCAAGTCAAGGTAACTTTCAGCTTAACGTATTTAAACCTGTAATCAGTTATAATTTTTGGCAATCTGTACGGTTATTAGCTGATGGTGTGTCATCTTTTGATAAACGATGTATCCAAGGGATGGAGCCAATTGAAGCACAAATGGAGGCACATCTAAATAATTCTTTAATGCTTGTTACGGCATTAAATCCTCATATTGGTTATGAGAATGCAGCTAAAATAGCAAAAAAAGCCTTTCAAGACGAATTAACCTTAAAGGATGCGGCCGTAATGTTGAAAATAGTAACAGAGACTGATTTTGATAAATTTGTTGATCCAAAAAAAATGATTTAA
- a CDS encoding alpha/beta-type small acid-soluble spore protein, with protein sequence MAQSNQSNQLLVPGIEQALDQMKFEIAQEFGVSLGANETSRANGSVGGEITKRLVQQAEQQFNTPQQ encoded by the coding sequence ATGGCACAAAGTAACCAATCAAATCAATTACTAGTACCGGGAATCGAGCAAGCTCTTGACCAAATGAAATTTGAAATTGCACAAGAATTTGGTGTATCTCTAGGAGCTAACGAAACATCTAGAGCTAACGGTTCTGTAGGTGGCGAAATCACCAAGCGTTTAGTTCAACAAGCAGAACAACAATTTAACACTCCACAACAATAA
- a CDS encoding ABC transporter ATP-binding protein, which yields MAELTLKNIDKIYEKDAAKAVDNFNLEIKDKEFVVFVGPSGCGKSTTLRMIAGLEEISSGEFYIDDTLMNDVAPKDRDIAMVFQNYALYPHMTVRDNMAFGLKLRKFKKDEIEKRVNNAAKILGLEAYLDRKPKALSGGQRQRVALGRAIVRDAKVFLMDEPLSNLDAKLRVQMRAEIQKLHKRLQTTTVYVTHDQTEAMTMATRLVVLKDGIIQQVGAPKEVYDKPDNIFVGGFIGSPSMNFFTGLLEDGQFAINDDNKINVPEGKMKILREQGYVGKELALGIRPEDMHDEPIFIDANPNSKISAVIDVAELMGAESFLYSKLANQDFVARVDSRTDINGGETIELALDMHKAHFFDQETELRIK from the coding sequence ATGGCTGAACTAACATTGAAAAATATTGATAAAATTTACGAGAAAGATGCAGCAAAAGCAGTTGATAACTTTAATCTTGAAATAAAAGATAAGGAATTTGTAGTATTCGTTGGTCCATCTGGTTGTGGTAAATCAACAACACTTCGAATGATTGCAGGATTGGAAGAAATTTCATCAGGCGAGTTCTACATCGATGATACGTTAATGAACGATGTAGCACCTAAAGATCGCGATATTGCAATGGTATTCCAAAACTATGCATTGTATCCACATATGACTGTACGTGACAATATGGCTTTTGGACTTAAGCTTCGTAAATTTAAAAAAGACGAGATTGAAAAACGTGTTAATAATGCAGCTAAGATACTTGGCTTAGAAGCATACTTAGATCGTAAACCAAAGGCTTTATCTGGTGGACAACGTCAACGTGTAGCATTAGGACGTGCAATTGTACGTGATGCTAAAGTCTTCTTAATGGATGAACCTTTGTCTAACTTAGACGCAAAATTACGTGTGCAGATGCGTGCAGAGATACAAAAGCTACACAAGCGTTTACAGACAACAACTGTTTATGTAACACACGACCAAACAGAAGCAATGACGATGGCAACACGCCTTGTTGTCCTTAAAGATGGTATCATACAACAAGTTGGTGCTCCTAAAGAAGTATATGACAAACCTGACAATATCTTTGTTGGTGGATTTATTGGTTCACCTTCTATGAACTTCTTTACTGGTTTATTGGAAGACGGCCAATTTGCTATAAATGATGATAATAAAATTAATGTTCCTGAAGGTAAAATGAAAATTCTTCGTGAACAAGGATATGTAGGAAAAGAATTAGCTTTAGGTATTCGTCCTGAAGATATGCATGATGAACCAATCTTCATTGATGCTAATCCAAACTCTAAGATATCTGCTGTTATTGATGTAGCAGAATTAATGGGTGCAGAGTCATTCCTTTATTCAAAATTAGCTAATCAAGATTTTGTTGCTCGTGTCGATTCTCGTACAGACATAAATGGTGGGGAAACAATTGAACTAGCACTTGATATGCACAAAGCACATTTCTTTGATCAAGAAACAGAATTACGAATCAAATAA